The sequence GGGCATCATCGCACCGCGCGATGTGTCCTTGGTCTGCGAGGAAGCGGACGCCGCCCTGTCGTGGTGCGATCCGGAGGTCGCTTGTTTTGAGTGGGACTTCGCGCCGATCCGGCGGCGGATCCTGCGCTGGGCCAAGCTCGTGGCGCAGGGCAAGGACGACCGTCGCCAGACCTTTTCCATAGCGCGGTTCATCGAGGGCGGCACGATCGGACCGGTGCCAGCGGGCAGATGACCTATTGTGATCGCTTCCGCCAACCTGACAAACGGGGGACGGGTGAAATTACGCCCAAGAATCCTTTCGACTCTCCGGCTTTCAGGATTGCCCCGGCGTTCGACTTTTTCTTCGACGTTTCTCCTGCAAACAAACTCCTGCCCTTGTGGTTTCTGCAGGTGTCCAAAGGGATGGTTTCACGGCTCCGTCCGGCAGATCGAGAACCACCGCCAGCTGTTCGATTGGAATGAAAACCGGCACCCACGACAGGGCATGTCACAAATCTTCCTGTTTGTGAAAATGAGAGAGAAGAAAGACAGTCCCTCTGGTCACCGTTCAAGAACCAGCGCTTCGGATCATGAAAACCATACCCACCAAGCATCTCCTCTCCAGCCGCCTGCTTCTGGCTGCCATCTCCAGCCTGCTCCTGACCGGCGCCCACGCCAGGACATGGACCAGTTCCGACGGAGCCAAGACCTTCGAGGGCGAACTCAAGTCCTACGACCCCAGGATCGGATTGGTCACGGTGGCCTTGTCCAACGGCACGAGCATGCATTTCGAGCAGGACAAGCTGGCCGCTGCGGATATCGCCTACCTCAAGGAATACCTTGAGGAAAAACGCACCATAGGGGTGCCGACATCGGTGCCCACCCCGGCGGGCGCATCGGATCCCAAGGATCTCCCGGATGTCTGGCCTCCCGCGGACGAGAGTCCCTATAAGGGCAAGAGACTAAAGTCCGGCTTTGCGTCCGATTTGAAATCACTCAAGGAGGAAATCTCCCGCGCGCTGCCCAAGGTCGGCGACAGTGCGGTGGCGGATCTTGAAAATGCGGCGAAAGTGCTCGCCGAAGCATCGGCCACGGCGGATGCCGCGCAAAAGGGTCTCGGCCAGATCGCAGCCGCGAAAGGCTTGATCGACCACGCGAATGGCAAGTGGATCGGCGGCGCGAAGAAGGATATCGCAGCGGCTCAGGCGAACCTGAAGAATGCCAAAACCGCGGCGGAAAAGAAAGCCGCCGAAAACCAACTCGAGGCCGCCGAGAAAAACCTCGCCGCGGGCGAGGCCGCCCTCAAGGAGCGCACGGCTCTCTATGAAAAAGCCAAGGCCGACGAGCCATCCCTCAAGAAAGCCCACGAAAAGGCCCAAGCCGAACTGGCCAAGGCCAAGGCCGACGAGACCGCCGCCGCCAAAAGCCTCATGGGATCGATGGGTTCCTTCCTCGACAACGACACGCTCGACGGGAAACTCGCCAAGGCCTTCGTTCTCACCGCAGCCACCCCGGATGGGCTCGCCGATTTCGCCGAGCAAAGCGCCGACAACGCCGAGGCGGTCGGGCAGCTGCTGGCCGACGAGGCCTTGATGAAGGAGATGATGGAGGCCGGTGGCGCCCGCTTCGGAAAGTTCGGCGAGGCGATGAAAATTTTCACCGTCATCCGGAAGGTCAGCCCGCAGGCGAAGGACGGGGTTTTGCGCCGCCTCGCGCTGGCCACCAGCCTTGAGCACGCCAACCCGGTCACCCAGAAAAACAGCCCCAACGTGAAGGACCAATCCTCCCACATCCACCCGGTGAAGCGTTATCTGCATTTCGAAAAAGCCTTCCTGGGCGGCGAACTGGATCCCGCTTTCAAAAGTCTCACCACATGGGAGATGCGCTTTGTCGCCAACGCCGAGGACCCCGACGAAATCCTCGCATGGGGGCGTGAAATGCTCCGCACCTACCGCCCGGACCACATATACGGCGCGGACTACGGCTGGCGCTATGTTTCCAGCGTGAAGAGCGAGGTGCCCTACGGTTCGCAGAACGTGCAGTATGACGACCCCCAGAATCACCATATGCAGAACATCATCCGCAACGGCGGGGTCTGCGGACGCCGCGCGTTCTTCGGGCGTTTCATCCTGCGTTCCTTCGGGATCCCGACATGGGGAGTGACGCAGAAAGCCCACGCCGCCCTCAGCCACTGGACGCCGAAAGGCTGGGTGGTCAATCTCGGCGCCGGTTTCCCCCACAGTTGGTGGGACAAGGACGATGTGCCTCTCAGCGGATCCGAGTTCCAGCTGGAGACCCAGGCGCGCGCCCACAAGGAGGACTATATGAAAATCGTGCGCGCGGAAATGGTCAGCCGCATTCTCGGCGAGCCGGCCTACAGCGAACGCCGCAAGGTCGATGGCGGGTTCTGGAGCCGTGTCGCGCTTTACCAGTCCCGCACCCTCGCCGCAAACGCCGCCGACCTCGGCGCGCTCGGTGAGGAGCTCGCCGAAGCCAACGAGAAGGAGCAGAAAATCCAATCGGAGGCGGCCGCCAAGGCAGATCGTGAAATCCGCGAGGAAGGCGGCATCGTCACCATCCCGTCCGTCGCCCACGAAACGACATCCGGAAAATCGGCCTCGATGCGCTCGTTCTCCGGCGGCATGCAGATCCACGCCTTCGGTGGTTTCAAAACCGAGTACAAGGTCAAAGCACCTAGATCAGGGAATTACCTGCTGACAGCGAAGGTCGCCACCGCCCAGACCGGCCAGAAATTCCTCTTCGCCGTGAATGACGAAAGTCCTGTGGAACAACCCGTGCCCTACACCATAGGCCTCTGGCAAACCACAGAGCCGATCCCGGTCACCCTGAAAAGCGGATCGAACACCCTCCAGTTCGAAATCGCCCAGGGCAGCCGCGGCGTCACGATCAAGGAATTCATCCTCACCCCGGCGGAGTGAACAAGACCATCTCCTATCTCGTGGAATCCTCTCAATCGGCAACAGGCGGGAACTTGTAGTTTGAAGGGCGTGAGGAGCGCCGATCATGATGGATGCTTGTATGACGGAATGGATCACGTTTTTGGAGATGGTGGAGCGGCCGGTGAATTTTCCGACGGTGCCTGAGGATTTCCAGATCGCCCTCGCGGAAAAAAATGGGCGGATCAACCTGGACTGGTATCGAAGGGTGGGCGCGCGGTGGGCTTGGACGGATCGCCTGAAGTGGTCGGAGGAGGAGTGGCGCGGGTATGTGGAATCGGAGAATCTGGAGACATGGATCGCGAGTTTCCAGGGGCAGGATTGCGGGTATTTCGAGCTCTCGAGACAGGACGAGGGAGTCCGGATCGCGCTGTTGGGATTGGCTCCGGAATCCATCGGAAAGGGTCTGGGCGGGTCTTTGCTATCGAAGGCTTTGGAGCGCGCATGGACGGAGGGAATCGGACGGGTGTTTCTCGACACCTGCTCGAAAGATCATCCCAACGCATTGCCGACTTATCTTCGGAACGGCTTCCGGATCATCCGGACGGAATACGGGAGCCGATGAGCTCCATGCCGGTGTCTGCGAAAATGGAGCCCAGACCCGTGCGGGTTTTACGGAGACGGGTAGAGGCAGTGCCGCTGCTCCGTCCGGCAAATCGAGAACTACCGCCAGAAAATCAGCGGATCCCTGCCCGACCGAATTCTCAGGGTCTCCCGCACCTCGACCGACCTCGCCGGAAAGGAAAACATCACCGGTAACGAAGTGCTTGAGGCGATCCAGTTCCGCTCGCTCGACCGGCAGCTCTTCGAGTGACAAGTAACTGCTCCCAGATCACGCATCACATTTCTATGGCTACCTCATCAAGCCACAGGAGGGTCACTGCATCATTTCGGTGCCTGCTTTGAAGGTTCGGATTCGGCCGCCTTTTTTCCCTCATCGAACTTGAGCTGTGTGGTGTCCGGGTGCTCGCGCTCGACGGACGGGAAGCCTTCCTTGGCAAAAGAGGTCACGATGTTCGCATGGTTCTGGGCAATCTTGATGGCACGCGGGGTTTTGCCCGTCACCGTGACTTCGAGACCGTTCTCAACCGGGGTGATCTTTGCATCAAGATCCTCGTAGTGCTCCACCATCTCGGCGTAAGCCGGATCCCAACGCCGCACCATTGCGCCGGAATCGAGCCGCTTTTTCATGTAGGCGACATGGGCGTGAAGCTTTTCCACTAGCTCCTTGTTCTCTGTGGTGGTGACCGCGCTGTATCCCGTCTCCGTCATGGTGACTTTTCTCGACAACTCAGCGTGGTGCTCCGCCATGTAGTGGATGATGTCGCGCTGCTCTTCGGGAAGTGGGCCGCGGAAGGATTCTGCGCGAGAAGAGGCCGTGCTGGCGAGAAGGACGGGAATCAGGAGTAGGGCTTTCATTGTTGAAACGGTCGGTTGGTTTGGCATGACGACAAATATATTCTTCTATCGCGATATTTGCAATTGATGGGATGAGGAATTTTTGGGACGGTCTATCCATTCCTAGGAACTCCAGCATGAAAGCAATCACGATCAAGACTTCAACGCTCTCGCTGTTCGTGCTTGGCGCTCTTCCTTCAGCAGCTCAACACCAGACAGCTGAACTCACTTTGCCCTATGCCGAGGGCACCCTGCCATATTCCCTGGAGATTCGGGAGATTTCCTTGGCTCCGGCGGTTCTGCCGAACATTCACTCGGTGGCAGCGGCCTCATGGGAGGGGGAGTGGATTCTCATGGCGGGGCGAACCAACGGATTG comes from Akkermansiaceae bacterium and encodes:
- a CDS encoding GNAT family N-acetyltransferase → MTEWITFLEMVERPVNFPTVPEDFQIALAEKNGRINLDWYRRVGARWAWTDRLKWSEEEWRGYVESENLETWIASFQGQDCGYFELSRQDEGVRIALLGLAPESIGKGLGGSLLSKALERAWTEGIGRVFLDTCSKDHPNALPTYLRNGFRIIRTEYGSR